The following proteins come from a genomic window of Campylobacter concisus:
- a CDS encoding DUF1882 domain-containing protein yields MQSIDTALIKIITTHYYIKRDTIVNKIEYRGKIFFDKFEKINEPLTYNIMKEHEEGKAVIAHSLINANDKVENIVFDYNGRTPDRFWHKAQLLLREEGFINFTAYESKTPGHLHLYVHKGHTTLNEACQLANMLNAKLSQKLPKEWRMFPNIDMPKEFNILTLPYKLYQKERGASWSKYM; encoded by the coding sequence ATGCAAAGTATTGATACGGCACTTATAAAGATTATTACAACTCACTACTATATCAAGCGTGATACGATCGTTAATAAAATAGAATACAGAGGTAAAATTTTCTTTGATAAATTTGAAAAGATAAATGAGCCACTGACCTATAATATTATGAAAGAGCATGAAGAGGGCAAAGCTGTTATCGCACACTCTTTAATAAATGCAAATGATAAAGTTGAAAATATAGTCTTTGACTATAACGGCAGAACCCCAGATAGATTTTGGCATAAAGCACAGCTTCTTCTAAGAGAAGAGGGCTTTATAAATTTTACAGCCTACGAGAGTAAGACGCCAGGACATCTGCATCTTTATGTGCATAAAGGTCACACTACGCTAAATGAGGCTTGCCAGCTAGCAAATATGCTCAACGCAAAGCTTTCACAGAAGCTACCTAAAGAGTGGAGGATGTTTCCAAATATCGATATGCCAAAAGAATTTAACATACTAACTTTACCTTATAAACTCTATCAAAAAGAGCGTGGGGCAAGTTGGTCAAAATATATGTAA
- a CDS encoding serine hydroxymethyltransferase: MSLQSYDKDIYNLVNLELKRQCDHLEMIASENFTYPEVMEVMGSILTNKYAEGYPGKRYYGGCEFVDEIEQIAIDRCKELFGCEFANVQPNSGSQANQGVYGALLNPGDKILGMDLSHGGHLTHGAKVSSSGKMYESFFYGVELDGRINYDRVMDIAKIVKPKMIVCGASAYTREIEFKKFREIADAVGAILFADVAHIAGLVVAGEHKSPFPYCDVVSSTTHKTLRGPRGGIIMTNNEEYAKKINASIFPGIQGGPLVHVIAAKAVGFKHNLSPEWKIYAKQVKANAKKLGEVLIKRGFDLVSGGTDNHLILMSFLNRDFSGKDADIALGNAGITVNKNTVPGETRSPFITSGIRVGSPALTARGMKEAEFELIANKIADVLSDINNTSLQEKTKAELVELAHKFIIYDKATF, from the coding sequence ATGAGTTTGCAAAGTTACGATAAGGACATTTACAATCTAGTAAATTTAGAACTAAAACGCCAATGTGATCACCTTGAGATGATCGCTAGTGAAAATTTTACATATCCAGAAGTTATGGAAGTAATGGGCTCAATCCTAACAAACAAATACGCTGAAGGCTATCCTGGCAAGAGATATTATGGTGGCTGCGAATTTGTCGATGAGATCGAGCAAATAGCGATCGATAGATGTAAAGAGCTTTTTGGATGTGAATTTGCAAACGTTCAACCAAACTCAGGCTCTCAGGCGAACCAAGGTGTTTACGGCGCTTTACTTAATCCAGGTGATAAAATTTTAGGCATGGATCTAAGCCATGGTGGACACTTAACGCACGGTGCAAAGGTAAGCAGTTCTGGCAAGATGTATGAGAGCTTCTTTTATGGCGTTGAGCTTGATGGTCGCATAAACTACGATAGAGTAATGGATATTGCAAAGATAGTAAAACCAAAAATGATCGTTTGTGGCGCAAGCGCATATACAAGAGAGATTGAGTTTAAAAAATTTCGTGAGATAGCTGACGCTGTTGGGGCGATACTTTTTGCAGATGTTGCTCACATTGCTGGTCTTGTTGTTGCTGGTGAGCATAAAAGTCCTTTCCCATACTGCGACGTTGTAAGTTCAACTACGCACAAAACATTAAGAGGCCCAAGAGGCGGTATCATTATGACAAATAACGAAGAGTATGCTAAGAAGATAAATGCTTCTATTTTTCCAGGTATCCAGGGCGGACCACTAGTTCATGTCATCGCAGCAAAGGCAGTTGGCTTTAAGCACAACCTTAGCCCTGAGTGGAAAATTTATGCTAAACAAGTAAAAGCAAACGCTAAAAAATTAGGCGAAGTACTAATAAAAAGAGGCTTTGATTTAGTGAGTGGTGGTACTGATAACCATCTAATTTTGATGAGCTTTTTAAATAGGGATTTTAGCGGTAAAGACGCAGATATCGCTCTTGGAAATGCTGGAATAACGGTAAATAAAAATACGGTTCCAGGTGAGACAAGAAGCCCATTTATCACAAGTGGTATACGTGTTGGTAGTCCTGCGCTTACGGCCCGTGGCATGAAAGAAGCTGAGTTTGAACTAATAGCAAACAAAATAGCTGACGTATTAAGCGATATAAACAACACATCTTTGCAAGAGAAGACAAAAGCTGAGCTAGTTGAACTTGCTCATAAATTTATAATCTATGATAAAGCGACATTTTGA
- the lysS gene encoding lysine--tRNA ligase, giving the protein MFDNQHEIQRLQSIDELRNLGINPYPHFLRRDMNISKFRLKFNYINDTEEKKAEGQLVGLAGRIKLIRDAGKAVFANIEDEDGNLQIYFSNKTLDPEWFKIVKKYVEIGDIVYVRGYAFITRTGEFSMHVSELSLASKSISPLPEKYHGLVDVETRYRQRYLDMIMNPEVRADFKRRSVIISTIRRFFEEKGFLEVETPMLHPIAGGANAKPFITFHNALGVERYLRIAPELYLKRLIVGGFEAVYEMNRNFRNEGMDLTHNPEFTSIEFYWAYHNYHDLMGITEDLFNVILDKLDMEKVVNFDGMEIDFSKPFKRISYKKALVEIGGLDENIINDKDKILAKLRADGLEANEKLDLGHLQAELFDNYVESRLIHPTFVIDYPISISPLSRRSDANPDVAERFELFIAGRELANGFNELNDPIDQYNRFKAQIDAKNAGDDEAHEMDEDYVKALGYGMPPVAGEGIGIDRLVMLLTDKKSIRDVVLFPAMRPLKTETKENEK; this is encoded by the coding sequence ATATTTGACAACCAACATGAGATTCAACGACTACAAAGCATAGATGAACTAAGAAATTTAGGCATTAATCCATATCCGCATTTTCTTAGAAGAGATATGAATATCTCTAAATTTAGACTAAAATTTAACTACATTAATGATACAGAAGAGAAAAAGGCCGAAGGTCAGCTAGTAGGTCTTGCAGGTAGAATAAAACTAATTCGTGATGCTGGAAAAGCGGTTTTTGCAAATATCGAAGATGAAGATGGAAATTTACAAATTTACTTTAGTAATAAAACGCTTGATCCAGAGTGGTTTAAAATCGTTAAAAAATACGTAGAGATAGGCGATATCGTCTATGTTAGAGGTTATGCATTTATAACGAGAACTGGCGAATTTTCCATGCATGTAAGCGAGCTTAGCCTTGCTTCAAAGTCGATAAGTCCACTTCCTGAGAAGTATCATGGCTTAGTTGATGTTGAGACAAGATATCGCCAAAGATATCTTGATATGATAATGAACCCTGAAGTTAGAGCTGATTTTAAAAGACGCTCAGTGATTATTAGTACGATTAGAAGATTTTTTGAAGAAAAAGGCTTTTTAGAAGTTGAAACACCGATGCTACACCCAATAGCAGGCGGTGCAAACGCAAAGCCATTTATAACTTTTCACAATGCCCTTGGAGTAGAGAGATATCTAAGGATCGCACCTGAATTATACCTCAAACGTCTTATAGTGGGTGGTTTTGAAGCTGTTTATGAGATGAATAGAAATTTTAGAAACGAAGGAATGGATCTTACTCATAATCCTGAGTTTACAAGTATAGAGTTTTACTGGGCATACCACAACTACCACGATTTAATGGGTATCACAGAGGATCTTTTTAATGTCATTTTAGACAAGCTAGATATGGAAAAGGTTGTAAATTTTGACGGCATGGAGATTGATTTTAGTAAGCCATTTAAGCGAATAAGCTACAAAAAAGCTCTCGTTGAGATCGGTGGACTAGATGAGAATATCATAAACGACAAAGATAAAATTTTAGCAAAACTAAGAGCTGATGGCCTTGAAGCAAATGAGAAGCTTGATCTTGGTCACTTGCAGGCTGAGCTATTTGATAACTACGTAGAGAGTAGGCTTATACACCCAACATTTGTTATTGATTATCCGATTTCGATCAGTCCACTTTCAAGAAGAAGTGACGCAAATCCTGATGTGGCTGAGAGATTTGAGCTATTTATCGCTGGTCGCGAGCTAGCAAATGGCTTTAACGAGCTAAACGATCCAATCGATCAATACAACCGCTTTAAAGCTCAAATCGATGCTAAAAACGCAGGCGATGACGAGGCACACGAGATGGATGAGGACTATGTAAAAGCCCTAGGATACGGCATGCCACCAGTTGCAGGTGAGGGCATAGGCATAGATAGACTTGTTATGCTTTTAACAGATAAAAAATCGATACGTGACGTTGTGCTCTTCCCAGCGATGAGACCACTAAAAACTGAGACAAAGGAGAACGAAAAATGA
- a CDS encoding Fur family transcriptional regulator → MIENLEYDALLEKFKRVLRDNGLKYTKQREILLKTLYNNGEHFTPERLYLFIKETHPELNIGIATVYRTLNLLEESEMVTSISFGSQGKKFELATKPHHDHMICRKCGLIIEFEDPMIEKRQISIAKDHGFKLTGHMMQLYGICEKCSKNNIKGK, encoded by the coding sequence ATGATAGAAAATTTAGAATATGATGCGTTGCTTGAGAAATTCAAAAGAGTGCTTCGCGACAATGGTTTAAAATATACGAAACAGCGTGAAATTTTACTAAAAACGCTATATAACAATGGCGAACACTTTACTCCAGAAAGACTTTATCTTTTTATAAAAGAGACACACCCTGAGCTAAATATTGGTATCGCAACTGTTTATAGAACACTAAATCTACTTGAAGAATCAGAGATGGTGACATCAATCAGCTTTGGTTCACAAGGTAAAAAATTTGAGCTTGCCACAAAGCCACATCACGACCATATGATATGCAGAAAGTGCGGTCTTATCATAGAATTTGAAGATCCAATGATAGAAAAAAGACAAATCAGTATCGCAAAAGATCATGGCTTTAAACTAACTGGTCATATGATGCAGCTTTATGGAATTTGTGAAAAATGCTCAAAAAATAATATAAAGGGAAAGTAA
- a CDS encoding CvpA family protein, producing MDLVTWFDIIIIALVLMLGIKGILNGLIKEAFGLIGLIGGLIIASRFSDLSGEFITKNIYKFENPSFLQFVAFISLWLVFWIVCLLVGKFLSKIVSVSGLGFLDRLGGFVMGSGKIFLTFSAVVAVISGTSLNNIIAPYFANSKVYPVLIETGKWITNLDVKNIKSELDEIVARPMDTNKTDAFISMDANASVNTDSNITKGE from the coding sequence ATGGATTTAGTAACGTGGTTTGATATTATTATTATCGCTCTTGTCTTGATGCTTGGCATAAAAGGCATATTAAATGGACTTATAAAAGAAGCTTTCGGACTTATCGGACTTATCGGAGGCTTAATTATAGCTAGTAGATTTTCAGATCTATCTGGTGAGTTTATAACTAAAAATATATATAAATTTGAAAATCCTTCATTTTTACAGTTTGTCGCATTTATCTCTCTTTGGTTGGTTTTTTGGATAGTTTGCTTGCTAGTTGGTAAATTTTTATCAAAAATAGTTTCAGTAAGCGGACTTGGTTTTTTGGATAGACTTGGTGGATTTGTTATGGGAAGTGGAAAAATTTTCTTAACATTTTCGGCAGTAGTTGCTGTAATATCTGGTACTTCGCTAAATAATATAATTGCACCTTATTTCGCGAATAGTAAAGTCTATCCGGTTTTGATAGAAACTGGCAAATGGATAACAAATCTTGATGTGAAAAATATCAAAAGTGAGTTAGATGAGATAGTGGCAAGACCAATGGATACAAATAAAACTGATGCATTTATCTCAATGGATGCAAATGCTAGTGTAAATACCGACTCTAATATCACAAAAGGGGAATAA
- a CDS encoding type IV pilus twitching motility protein PilT, with amino-acid sequence MDLIEQLQAKNLSVKIPEDNSLNNLAGDIKTLLKTVVSDKASDLHLVSRSEPQIRVDGALKPIDFGVLSGKDIENLCFSLITDEQKSELENNKELDFAIELPDIGRFRGNYYYTMNGDLAAAFRIIPINIPSLDELNAPQIFKHIIKREKGLILVTGPTGSGKSTTLAAMLNEINLNYRKHIITIEDPVEFVHNNKKALFSHRNIGTDATSYSRALKSAVREDPDIILVGEMRDRETISTAITAAETGHLVFGTLHTNSAIQTINRIVDSFDGSEQLQVRNMLSVSLTAVVSQSLIPKIGGGRCAVHEILINNMAISNLIRENKIHQIYSQMQLNQQQTGMSTQTQALMKVLKEGKITKENALAYSTSQQELQNLIGTI; translated from the coding sequence ATGGATCTAATCGAACAGCTTCAGGCGAAGAATTTAAGTGTAAAAATACCAGAAGATAATAGCCTTAATAATCTTGCTGGCGATATAAAAACACTTTTAAAAACTGTTGTAAGTGATAAGGCAAGTGATCTTCACCTTGTTTCAAGATCTGAGCCGCAAATAAGAGTAGATGGTGCTTTAAAGCCCATTGATTTTGGCGTATTAAGTGGCAAGGATATAGAGAATTTATGTTTTTCTTTGATTACTGATGAACAAAAAAGTGAGCTTGAGAATAATAAAGAGCTTGACTTTGCGATTGAGCTTCCAGATATTGGTCGCTTTCGTGGCAACTATTACTATACCATGAATGGCGATTTAGCTGCTGCTTTTCGTATAATCCCAATCAATATCCCATCTCTTGATGAGTTAAATGCCCCACAAATTTTTAAACACATTATTAAGCGTGAAAAAGGTCTTATTTTGGTTACTGGACCGACAGGAAGTGGTAAATCAACAACTCTTGCAGCCATGCTTAATGAGATAAATTTAAATTATAGAAAGCATATTATTACAATTGAGGATCCAGTCGAGTTTGTGCATAACAATAAAAAAGCTCTATTTTCTCATAGAAATATCGGCACTGACGCAACTTCTTACTCAAGGGCCTTAAAATCTGCGGTTCGTGAAGATCCAGATATCATACTTGTGGGCGAGATGAGAGATAGAGAAACGATTTCAACGGCTATTACGGCGGCTGAGACTGGACACTTGGTCTTTGGTACGCTTCACACAAATTCAGCCATTCAAACTATAAATAGGATCGTTGATAGCTTCGATGGAAGCGAGCAATTGCAAGTAAGAAATATGCTTAGTGTTTCGCTAACTGCTGTCGTTTCACAAAGTCTAATCCCAAAGATAGGCGGTGGAAGGTGCGCTGTGCATGAAATTTTAATAAACAATATGGCTATCTCGAACTTGATACGTGAAAACAAAATACATCAAATTTACTCTCAGATGCAGCTAAACCAGCAACAAACTGGCATGAGTACGCAAACCCAGGCTTTGATGAAAGTACTAAAAGAGGGTAAGATTACAAAAGAAAATGCGCTAGCTTATTCAACTAGTCAGCAAGAACTTCAAAATTTAATAGGAACTATATAA
- the gatC gene encoding Asp-tRNA(Asn)/Glu-tRNA(Gln) amidotransferase subunit GatC, with protein MQIDDTLLNKLEKLSALQISDEKREEVKKQLSEIVSFVDILNELDLSSDEAVVSSIKGGAPLREDEPRPSNVIDTILKYAPSREGHFFAVPKIIE; from the coding sequence ATGCAAATAGATGATACTCTTTTAAATAAATTAGAAAAACTTTCTGCCTTACAAATCAGTGATGAAAAAAGAGAAGAAGTAAAAAAACAACTAAGCGAGATTGTATCTTTTGTTGATATTTTAAATGAACTTGATCTAAGCAGCGATGAAGCTGTAGTTAGCTCTATAAAAGGTGGCGCGCCTTTAAGAGAAGATGAGCCAAGGCCAAGTAATGTGATTGATACGATCTTAAAGTACGCTCCTTCACGTGAAGGGCATTTTTTTGCTGTACCAAAAATAATAGAATAA
- a CDS encoding L-seryl-tRNA selenium transferase, with protein MKKITLFLAFALALVLSGCGTKRQYFEPAQTSGKISLSKDMPSYIKSANANGATLDNGNIITKNGLNANIKLPENFNFLNENNGFIISASINGDLNVTDPSGHSVYSNKFPTAIVAASLNQNLLAAISAANHIYLIDINTATTIMEYSSSNIAAVDSRIVAPFFMSSLIVYPALDGKIYIVQKETGRILRDVVVSSENFFNNIIFLGVEGDNLIAATAKKLIVINPNQTVYYDGEIKNVLVNNDEIYIFKKDGTIVRTNLMLKEQNKVNFKFAIFSAATIINNKLYVIEKTGYVIKTNLDLSGAEIYEFSDEIKDKSFMGNGAFYYDNELVNLGQ; from the coding sequence ATGAAAAAAATTACTCTTTTCTTGGCTTTTGCCTTGGCTTTAGTTTTAAGCGGATGTGGCACAAAAAGACAATATTTCGAGCCAGCTCAAACCTCTGGCAAAATTTCTTTGTCAAAAGATATGCCATCTTATATCAAATCAGCAAATGCAAATGGTGCCACTCTTGATAACGGCAATATTATCACCAAAAATGGCCTAAATGCAAACATTAAGTTGCCTGAAAATTTTAATTTCTTAAATGAAAACAACGGCTTTATAATCTCAGCTAGTATAAATGGTGATCTAAATGTGACAGATCCTAGCGGACACAGCGTTTATAGCAATAAATTTCCAACAGCAATCGTTGCTGCTTCTCTTAATCAAAACCTATTAGCAGCTATCAGTGCGGCAAACCACATCTATCTAATAGACATAAATACCGCAACAACAATAATGGAATATAGCTCGTCTAATATAGCAGCAGTTGATTCAAGGATTGTGGCACCATTTTTTATGAGCTCGCTTATCGTTTATCCAGCATTAGATGGTAAAATTTATATAGTACAAAAAGAGACTGGTAGAATTTTACGTGACGTGGTCGTAAGCTCTGAAAATTTCTTTAATAACATCATATTTTTAGGCGTTGAGGGCGATAATCTAATCGCAGCAACAGCTAAAAAACTTATCGTCATTAACCCAAACCAAACAGTTTATTATGACGGAGAGATCAAAAATGTACTGGTTAATAACGATGAAATTTATATCTTTAAAAAAGATGGTACGATCGTAAGAACAAATCTTATGTTAAAAGAGCAAAATAAAGTAAATTTCAAATTTGCCATCTTCTCAGCAGCTACTATTATCAATAATAAGCTTTACGTAATCGAAAAAACAGGCTACGTTATAAAGACAAATTTAGACCTCAGTGGAGCTGAAATTTATGAATTTAGCGATGAGATAAAAGATAAAAGCTTTATGGGCAATGGTGCCTTTTATTATGATAATGAGCTTGTTAATTTAGGGCAATGA
- a CDS encoding type III pantothenate kinase: MILCNIGNTNATFLEDGKISRMKISEFKSYKPEKKVYFISVNDEILNILKDNKMFVDLEPFFTIDTIYQGLGVDRIAACYSINNGIIVDAGSAITVDIMANSIHLGGYILPGISSMLNAYKSISPRLDITINSQIDIDALPQKTADAVSYGIIKPIITLLDKLAGDKKVYFTGGDGDFLSKFFKNAICDKMLVFRAMQKLITEKKDMII; this comes from the coding sequence ATGATTTTGTGTAATATAGGTAATACTAACGCTACATTTTTAGAAGATGGCAAAATCTCACGTATGAAAATTTCTGAGTTTAAAAGCTATAAACCAGAGAAAAAAGTATATTTTATATCCGTAAATGATGAAATTTTAAATATTTTAAAAGACAATAAGATGTTTGTGGATCTAGAACCATTTTTTACCATAGATACGATATATCAGGGTCTAGGTGTAGATAGAATCGCAGCATGTTACTCTATAAATAATGGCATAATCGTTGATGCTGGAAGCGCCATAACAGTTGATATTATGGCAAATTCTATCCATCTTGGAGGATATATCTTGCCAGGCATTTCAAGTATGCTAAATGCCTACAAAAGTATCTCGCCACGACTTGATATCACTATAAATTCACAAATTGACATAGATGCACTACCACAAAAAACAGCCGATGCTGTGAGTTATGGCATTATTAAACCAATAATAACTCTACTAGATAAGCTAGCCGGTGACAAAAAAGTCTATTTTACTGGTGGAGATGGCGACTTTTTGTCAAAATTTTTTAAAAATGCTATTTGCGACAAGATGCTAGTTTTTCGTGCCATGCAAAAGCTAATAACTGAAAAGAAAGATATGATAATATGA
- the hisG gene encoding ATP phosphoribosyltransferase gives MITVALPKGRIAEATLEIFRKIFGSSFLFEDRKLILEEGNFRFLMVRNQDIPTYVTEGAADIGVVGLDVLEEHKPNVVRLLDLKIGQCKVCIGIKNDSELDLNQPELKIATKMPNITRNYFTKQAVAVKIIKLYGSIELAPLVGLSDAIVDVVETGSTMKQNGLKIAGNIMQSSAYLIANKNSFIIKKDDILDLYKKIKEEI, from the coding sequence ATGATAACAGTAGCACTACCAAAAGGAAGAATAGCCGAAGCAACCCTGGAAATTTTTAGAAAAATTTTTGGTTCAAGTTTTTTATTTGAAGATAGAAAATTAATCCTTGAAGAAGGAAATTTTAGATTTTTAATGGTTCGCAACCAAGATATCCCAACTTATGTCACTGAAGGTGCAGCAGATATTGGTGTAGTAGGACTTGACGTACTTGAAGAGCACAAGCCAAATGTTGTAAGGTTGCTAGATTTGAAAATCGGGCAGTGCAAAGTTTGCATTGGCATAAAAAACGACTCTGAACTAGATCTAAACCAGCCAGAGCTAAAAATAGCCACAAAAATGCCAAATATAACAAGAAATTATTTTACGAAACAAGCCGTAGCTGTAAAGATCATCAAGCTTTATGGCTCGATCGAACTTGCACCATTAGTTGGCTTAAGCGACGCGATAGTTGATGTAGTCGAGACTGGCTCAACCATGAAACAAAATGGGCTAAAGATCGCTGGTAATATCATGCAAAGCTCAGCTTATCTAATAGCAAATAAAAATAGCTTTATCATTAAAAAAGATGATATTTTAGATCTTTATAAAAAAATCAAAGAGGAAATTTAA
- a CDS encoding ABC transporter ATP-binding protein, with protein MEILRASNLGFAYDYTLFNNINLTLNQKQSIAITGVSGCGKSTLLHILSTLLKPNFGEVIYQDRSIYELSQNELLAIRRLHFGIIFQSHYLFKGFSAYENIELASILSGENIEKNDLEALKISNVINQKVGELSGGQQQRVSIARVLTKKPKIIFADEPTGNLDKQTANEVMQVLFDYIDENNASLILITHDNDLAAKCDNSYKLENKELIQIF; from the coding sequence ATGGAAATTTTAAGAGCGTCTAATCTTGGCTTTGCGTATGATTATACGCTCTTTAATAATATAAATTTAACTCTCAATCAAAAACAAAGTATCGCGATAACCGGCGTTAGCGGTTGTGGCAAATCAACTCTTTTACACATACTTTCAACACTTTTAAAACCAAATTTTGGCGAGGTCATATACCAAGATAGATCGATCTATGAGCTTTCTCAAAATGAGCTTTTGGCCATTAGAAGGCTTCATTTTGGCATTATTTTTCAGTCGCACTACCTTTTTAAAGGATTTAGTGCTTATGAAAATATCGAGCTTGCAAGTATCTTATCTGGTGAAAATATAGAAAAAAATGATCTTGAAGCGCTTAAAATTTCAAATGTGATAAATCAAAAAGTTGGCGAACTAAGTGGCGGCCAGCAGCAACGCGTTAGCATCGCTAGAGTGCTTACTAAAAAGCCAAAGATCATCTTTGCAGACGAACCAACTGGCAACCTTGATAAGCAAACAGCAAATGAAGTGATGCAAGTTTTATTTGACTATATAGATGAAAACAACGCCTCCCTCATCCTAATCACCCACGACAACGATCTAGCAGCTAAATGCGACAACTCATATAAGCTTGAAAACAAAGAACTTATACAGATTTTTTAA
- the tsf gene encoding translation elongation factor Ts produces MEITAQMVKELRESTGAGMMDCKKALGEANGDMEKAVDILREKGLGQAAKKADRLASEGLVSVEVCSKCKKATISEINSETDFVARNPQFQALAKDATAHIQSSGITTVEELNASTLNGVKFEDYFKTQIATIGENLVVRRFETISADDKGVVNGYVHSNGRVGVLIGAACESAEVANIAAEFIRNLCMHAAAMKPSVISYKDLDKDFVDKEFIALRAELEKENEELKRLGKPLHHIPEYASRCQIGEAELAKATKAIEEELKAEGKPEKIWDKIIPGKIERFYADNTVLDQRLTLLGQFYVMDDKKTIEQVIEEKSKELGGKIEIVKYVRFELGEGLEKKVDDFAAEVAAQIG; encoded by the coding sequence ATGGAAATAACTGCACAAATGGTAAAAGAGCTCCGCGAATCAACCGGAGCTGGCATGATGGACTGCAAAAAGGCACTTGGCGAAGCAAATGGCGACATGGAAAAAGCTGTTGACATCCTTCGTGAAAAAGGCCTAGGCCAAGCTGCTAAAAAGGCTGACCGCCTTGCAAGCGAGGGCTTAGTAAGTGTTGAAGTTTGCTCAAAATGCAAAAAAGCAACTATCAGTGAGATCAACTCTGAGACTGACTTTGTTGCTAGAAACCCACAGTTTCAAGCACTTGCAAAAGATGCAACAGCTCATATCCAATCAAGTGGCATAACAACAGTTGAAGAGCTAAACGCAAGCACTTTAAATGGTGTTAAATTTGAAGATTACTTCAAAACTCAGATCGCAACTATCGGTGAAAACCTTGTAGTTCGTCGCTTTGAGACGATCAGCGCTGATGACAAGGGCGTGGTAAATGGCTACGTTCACTCAAATGGCCGCGTTGGTGTACTTATCGGTGCGGCTTGCGAAAGTGCTGAAGTCGCAAACATAGCAGCTGAATTTATAAGAAATTTATGTATGCACGCAGCTGCTATGAAGCCAAGCGTTATAAGTTACAAAGATCTTGATAAAGATTTTGTTGATAAAGAATTTATCGCACTTCGCGCTGAACTTGAAAAAGAAAATGAAGAGCTAAAACGCCTAGGCAAGCCACTTCATCATATCCCTGAGTATGCTAGCCGCTGCCAGATAGGTGAGGCAGAGCTTGCAAAAGCTACAAAAGCGATCGAAGAAGAGTTAAAAGCTGAGGGCAAACCTGAGAAAATTTGGGACAAGATCATCCCTGGCAAGATCGAGAGATTTTACGCTGATAACACAGTGCTTGACCAACGCCTTACACTTTTAGGCCAGTTTTATGTAATGGATGATAAAAAGACTATCGAACAAGTTATCGAAGAGAAGAGTAAAGAGCTTGGCGGCAAGATCGAGATCGTAAAATACGTTCGTTTCGAGCTTGGCGAAGGCTTAGAGAAAAAAGTAGATGACTTTGCTGCAGAAGTTGCTGCTCAAATAGGCTAA
- the rpsB gene encoding 30S ribosomal protein S2, which translates to MVTMRDLLECGVHFGHQTRRWNPKMKKFIFGERKGIYIIDLQKTIRYFRYTYNIVRDAAAEGKSVLFVGTKKQAIDAIKEYAEKCGMPYVNHRWLGGMMTNFGTIRQSIRKLEVIETMEEDGSINLLTKKEALMLRRKKEKLIATLGGIRNMKSLPDMIFVVDTVKEKIAVQEANRLKIPVVAPIDTNCDPDVIDYPIPGNDDAIRSVQLFCQEMAEAINEGKSLLEQDGSEQAAGEEVSQDEKDAVVAEAMSEEDFGEDEE; encoded by the coding sequence ATGGTAACTATGAGAGATTTATTAGAGTGTGGCGTACATTTTGGTCACCAAACACGCCGCTGGAATCCAAAGATGAAAAAATTTATCTTTGGTGAGAGAAAAGGCATCTATATTATAGATCTACAAAAGACTATCCGCTACTTCCGCTACACTTACAACATCGTTCGTGACGCAGCTGCTGAGGGCAAGTCAGTGCTATTTGTTGGCACTAAAAAACAAGCTATCGACGCTATCAAAGAGTACGCTGAAAAATGTGGAATGCCTTATGTAAATCACCGCTGGCTAGGTGGTATGATGACAAATTTTGGCACTATCCGACAGTCTATCCGCAAACTAGAAGTTATCGAGACTATGGAAGAAGATGGTTCGATAAATTTGCTAACTAAAAAAGAGGCTTTGATGCTTCGCCGCAAAAAAGAGAAGCTTATCGCAACTCTTGGTGGTATCCGCAATATGAAAAGCCTACCTGATATGATATTTGTTGTTGATACAGTTAAAGAAAAGATCGCTGTTCAAGAGGCAAACCGTCTAAAGATCCCAGTTGTAGCACCGATCGATACGAACTGCGATCCTGATGTTATTGACTATCCGATCCCAGGAAACGACGACGCGATCCGCTCTGTTCAGCTTTTCTGCCAAGAGATGGCTGAGGCTATCAACGAAGGCAAATCACTTCTTGAGCAAGATGGTAGCGAGCAAGCTGCTGGCGAAGAAGTAAGCCAAGATGAGAAAGACGCAGTTGTAGCTGAGGCTATGAGTGAAGAAGACTTTGGCGAGGACGAAGAATAA